One Aegilops tauschii subsp. strangulata cultivar AL8/78 chromosome 2, Aet v6.0, whole genome shotgun sequence genomic window, atctggtggaatgtgtagatgatatccaacggccagtagtgctcggatttgccatctctataccatcggattggcttcatccaatgaccaactttcaaagttattcgcacactatataggggtatagatatagatatagatgtgtcccatgctagaacaaataaagtttgagcacatgcgtgggacgaccccccccccccgccaccaCCGCCttgaagttgggaaactgacatcatacgtattgaaccaagcttggagtcgggtacggtgtttggtttgtaatgtagttggtggcccatcgaagttgtgcatttaggatttaaacacatcacataccatcgtacccatacatatttttgggccgcatgcagtgtatatggggtcttctgatcgaccacgtctcccttgtgcggttttttctGATGCCACGCATATCTGCGGGCTCCCCGAGTgcatatatatatcatccctttgaccgataatgaggggtatgtgttggccatgaatggattcctcctagttcgtgttagggccggtgACCGTCACATTTCGCTCAACCAAAGCtggagctcatgcgttgtcaggattccctcccacatgctcggattgctgggttcgacctacatcataccatgcgtatctcgtccttaactaccttgccttcatgcttgttgtctgtatcgagaggtaggcaccacatctaaattgtacattattctatatttaaaacacacatcaccccttcccaacgtacatcattttgggccgcatgcaagaggtgctggttttgtggtccctctcatgcgatttttatgatggttcaatcgaTTGGCCCAAgtggtttatcgacaacaacagcTGTCATTTGACCAAATGATAGATTCactggtccgtcttatggtaggtcatggctacatgcatgtatgaccaaagtatctaTCATTAcatgcatccgccccgctgacacgaagtgggaggtggtgggccaagcatcctagctaggtacgacattatgtcattatatatatatatacatacatatatatatatatatatacatacatatatatatatatatatatatatatacagccggtctattatgctaatattagcagaataactattctgataacacttccgcactACACGCTCAACAGAAGCGAACTACATTGTCTTTACGTTGGGCACTACAATGCTTCACGGGAGAACTGCTTCATTTTCTGGTGGTCCGCCCGCGTTTTCTGTGTGGAATCGGGTGTTGCGGGATGATTTAGTTTGTCTATGCATCTCATTTGACCTTTATTCTTTCTAATTTACAGGAAAATCTACTGGAGTGCTTGCAAATCGAGCGATTTGGCGGACGAGCTTTCTCTGTTCGTTCGTGTTCGCGTCGGATGCTACTTTTTTGTGCTCGGATGTTGTTTGTTAGTAGGAATTCTTTGATTGAGTTCATTTTAATCGGCCCGTTCACTCTACAATTTGTTAATTTTTAGGAGTTAGTTTTCAATTCCTGTGAATTTGAGTGTGTGGGCGGGTGAGCTTCGTCCGCTCCTCCGTTCTTGTTGATTATTTGGATTTTGTGCGTCCATGCGTGTTTGAATCTTGTAATTACTGTTTCTATAGGTTTGAATTCATTGTATTGCGGGTATAATCATCATTTTTTGAATTGCAATTTTTAAATGAAAGCTGATGATGTTCGTCCAGTTGCCGTGTCTTCCATGTAATTTTTTGCGGGGGTATTTTTTGATAGTTTAGTGGTTGGACAATTTTTAGGCGAGTTATGGAAGTGCGAGTGAATTGACACCTCTGTTAGTCTACCACATGTCTGGATTTCTACTGCtttaattttattttttgtaGTTGTGGCATACGTTGTAGTACACTGCATTTTCGTTAGTAGTGTACTTCGTTGTAGCTGCATTACAGTGGTTATGGCAGCTTATGAGATTTCTCTTTTCTTAAACTGCATTCTGTGTTCTAGAGGACTGTATAATATGCACTTTCATACTACATTAGCAGTATGGTTAATGTTCTATTCTACTATTAGAATAGATGGTCCATTATATGCTTGTGTTAGCTGAATAGTTAATATAACAATTTTTTTGAACTGCATACTATGAGAATTCTTTTGAACATCATGTGTTAACTACAAAGTTTCGACCATTCACATTTCATTGTTACTGTTCAGAGGACTGGTTTTTTATATTTAGGACCACACTATGTGTTTGAGAGAACTGCATTACTGCCAGCAGCAACTTGTCTAAAAAGTGTGATAAAATGATGCAGTTGAGGTTGCATACTTTAAATAGGCATCGTTCAAAGTGTCTGATGGACATAATTTTAAAAGCATACAACATAAGAAAAGCATTAGAAATATGCCACTgatggcttgcttcatattagacagCCTAGAGTGCAAATATAGTAAACTTGAGGGAGTCTTCTTCTTTGTAGAAAAACACCATGGCCACTTCTCAGACCTTAAAGCCATTCTGGGAGACAAAATCTTTCCAGCCAGTAGTTATGTTGATGCAGTCTTTAGAGTCGATGTGGTAGTCAGCTTGCATGTCTGCATACCCATTCTTGTGTTGTGTCTCCAAAGTAACCTTCCCTGAACTCGAAGCAGGAAATTTTATTGTGGATGGCAGTTTCTGCATTTTGGAATGGGTGGAAAAAGAATTTTATAAGTAAACAACAAATGTTTTTCTTTATACTTAGGATTATCTGTTTATGTTGACTTAAATACTTACATATATATGACTACTATTTTTTAAAGTAGTTGCAATGTATGAAAAACTTATAAACGGAATtgacctatagttttactaggtTATATATTATACTGCAACATGCTTGTACTGCAAGGTCAGTTATAGTGTACTTCGCCAGCATGTTAAGAGAACTGCAATGCTGATCTACTGACCCTCTTTTTTGTTCGTGTGTTGGGGTTCTGATCTAAATAGTGTCGATACCTGGTGTGGTACTGAAGAAAAATAGGTGGAAGTATCTAGTCTTAATAGCTAACAAATCTGAACAACAAtacaaattctgttttgtatTTGTTGACACTACTGAACAAATTGATTGAACTATATATTCAGATGTGGATTTGCAGCCTAGATTATGTCGAAAATTGTGAGGGGAAAAACATACCCAACTTTCCTGCAGATCTGCGGTTGTGAGGCGATGAAGAAATGGTGGCCAAAACCCCTATTGGGTATCATCAGGCACCCGAGCATGCTGCACCACTCGGTGTTGGTGAGCTCTAGACCTTCTGCGTACATGCATGTGTCTGCATTGTCATATCACGACGAACCGCGGAACGCGTGGTCGGGCCTGTGTTTGTGGAGTGGTATGTGggttttttttaattttcagTGGCCTCTCTTTTGTCTGTTGGGCCTGTGTTCGGGGAATGAAGACGCATTGGGCCCAAGTCGGCCTGTGAGCACGGCTGGTTCCCGGTGCGTTGCATGTGCGGtctaatgtttagtcccacctcgcccgcggAAGGCGCGCCCGACCTATTTATAAGCGCTGGCGAGGTAGCCGTATCGAACTCCTCTGGTTACTTATTTGGGCGCTTATACACGGCGCTCGCTGCTCTATGCTCTCTGACATGTGGGCCCATTGTGCCCGGCCCCATGCATCATGGCTCAGAACGACTCGCCTGCTGCGGGGATAGATCTACTACGAGAATGGCTGGGGCCGGCTGCACCTGGGTGGtcaatttttttaatattttctCTCATGTATTTTTTCCAATGTAGGGGCGTGCACTGCTTAGTAAATCATCCGTGCACTGCATTGATTAGGGTTCTGTACTGCATGTGCACGCATTCTATACTAAATGTACAGCTCTCATTTTGTTTTTCGTGTTTTTGCTCTTATGTATTTTTTTCAAATGTAGGGGCGTGCATTGCTTAGTAAATCATCCGTGCACTACATTAATTATGTTTCTGCGCTGCATGTTCACATATTCCGCACTACATATACAGGTCAcatttttctttttgtgtttttgCTCTTATGTATTCTTTTTTCAAATTTAGGGGCGTGCACTGCTCGAATCTAATGATACATAAGCAAACAACAGAAAGCAAATTATCACAGGCATCTGTACGACAAGTTCATCATCAGCAAACTAAGTTCAACAGAAAGCAATCTAACATAATCAGAGTTCATCATTACAAGCGATTCTGCAtgacaagcaaactaagttcagcaAAAGCAAATGATCACAAGCAAACAAATGTTACATAAGCAAACAACATAAAGCAAATTTGATGATAATTCTAAAACGACGCTAGCATTGTTGGCTCTTGGCcggcaccatcttcttcttcaccagTTAGCGTCTCCCCATCGCCAGCTGCTCCTGGCGCGCTTCTTGGGGGGCTCCTCCTTCTCCAGCTTTGCATGGCGAAGCCTGTCCTGGGTGAGGGTGATGCGGTTCCATATCTCGTACGCTGCGTAGGCGTCCTTTGCCGCGTACTCGATGTGCCTCATGGACAGAGGTAGGGTGGCCCATCGCTTGTGTTCTTCATCGgtgatcttcttcttcatgttgtAGTAGTAGTCGTCGATGAGCATGCCGGAGACGTCTCCAAGGGAGTCCAACTCCTTGGTTGCCTCGGGCACCCTCCACTCCTTCTGGATGTCGACGAAGTTGGCGACCTCCAGATTGACGCGCTCTAGCCTGGTTTTGTCGCCGTCGATGGAGAAGCCTGCAAAGGTGTACCTAGGGTCGGCGAGGAAGTTGTTGAAGACGGTGCACCTTTTAGCGGCGCTCAGTAGGAAGAGCAGCACCGACTGAGTCTTGTCGATGGAGAGTTGGCAGAGGGCGGGTTTTTGCATCGCTTCAGGCTCGTTATTGTACTCGAGATCAATGCCGACGATCTTGTGGCACTGGAGGCTGAGGTGGCGCTCGTACTGCACGAGGGAGATCGCCATATGCTTCTTGTCATTGGTGTGGATGACGTGCAACTTGGTGTTGCCGTGGGCCTCCACGCCCTTGTACTCGTCGGTGAACACCATCGCC contains:
- the LOC141041058 gene encoding uncharacterized protein yields the protein MVFTDEYKGVEAHGNTKLHVIHTNDKKHMAISLVQYERHLSLQCHKIVGIDLEYNNEPEAMQKPALCQLSIDKTQSVLLFLLSAAKRCTVFNNFLADPRYTFAGFSIDGDKTRLERVNLEVANFVDIQKEWRVPEATKELDSLGDVSGMLIDDYYYNMKKKITDEEHKRWATLPLSMRHIEYAAKDAYAAYEIWNRITLTQDRLRHAKLEKEEPPKKRARSSWRWGDANW